The proteins below come from a single Mesobacillus jeotgali genomic window:
- a CDS encoding phosphatidylglycerophosphatase A, whose protein sequence is MLEKKRAIHMTEETARKWLHERGVEIEDIANLVYFLQEKYHPNLQMDDCIENVERVLSKREVQNAILTGIQLDILAEQKKLGEPLQSIIETDESLYGVDEILAFSIVNIYGSIGFTNYGFIDKAKPGILEKLNDKEASGKCHTFLDDIVGAVAAAASSRLAHRAANVED, encoded by the coding sequence ATGTTAGAAAAGAAACGCGCCATCCATATGACAGAGGAAACTGCCCGAAAGTGGCTCCATGAACGTGGGGTTGAAATAGAGGATATCGCCAATCTCGTCTATTTCCTGCAGGAAAAGTACCACCCGAACCTGCAGATGGATGACTGTATCGAAAACGTAGAACGAGTTTTATCCAAACGTGAGGTCCAAAATGCGATTTTGACAGGAATCCAGCTGGATATCCTCGCAGAGCAAAAGAAGCTTGGCGAACCGCTGCAATCAATTATTGAAACAGACGAAAGTTTGTACGGCGTAGATGAAATCCTCGCTTTTTCAATCGTGAATATATATGGATCGATCGGCTTCACGAATTATGGATTCATTGATAAAGCGAAACCAGGCATTCTGGAAAAGCTTAATGACAAGGAAGCATCCGGCAAATGCCATACTTTCCTCGATGATATCGTAGGGGCAGTTGCGGCAGCAGCTTCAAGCCGTCTAGCCCACAGAGCAGCAAATGTAGAGGATTAA
- a CDS encoding DUF86 domain-containing protein, with protein sequence MYFVDRDQIEETLQYLNRQIDFFESNGPWETPMEKSALERAAHTMIEAVLDVGNAMIDGFIMRDPGSYEDIIDILDDEKVVTPEMSVGLKKIVLFRKMLVQQYTAVDHASLIETFKSELPHLKLFSEKVREYLTNELGPVSAFKK encoded by the coding sequence ATGTACTTTGTCGACAGGGATCAAATCGAAGAAACATTGCAGTATTTAAACAGGCAAATTGACTTTTTCGAAAGCAACGGGCCATGGGAAACGCCAATGGAAAAATCAGCCCTTGAGCGTGCAGCACATACGATGATTGAAGCTGTCCTCGATGTGGGAAACGCGATGATCGACGGCTTCATCATGCGCGACCCGGGAAGCTATGAAGACATCATTGATATTCTCGATGATGAAAAGGTGGTTACCCCGGAAATGAGCGTGGGATTGAAAAAAATCGTCCTGTTCCGGAAGATGCTGGTGCAGCAGTACACAGCTGTGGACCATGCCAGCCTGATTGAAACTTTCAAGTCCGAGCTCCCTCATCTGAAGCTTTTTTCAGAAAAAGTGAGAGAGTACCTGACGAATGAACTAGGGCCGGTTTCCGCTTTTAAAAAGTAA
- a CDS encoding EAL domain-containing protein: MLPHSSICYYPPQFILRDPVVSGVKKAFNNGFEVAVIAYTIKNHHDLASQLGEENWKFHKSLKRHFKAVIEKEIDKEDMIVLHDYFSDSLSLFMRIDHNRYCISEIDAKMKKILREAESRIFLEYPTVQPVFDTGFIFIDKSVGSVHGAVLKAHQQAFAMAEKRIQTEFNEMVFEMKRIIAQQNIKLLAQPIIDVATKEIRAWEMLTRGPEGTELESPLQLFSVARQTNMLYDLEMIVLKKTLEQITSTGCRDDIFINFTPITLGNSRFIRDLKKLMQSYDSIQPNQITLEITERDSIEGIENFIYNIKVLRGMGIKIAVDDTGAGYASLNTISEIMPDVIKIDRSVIENIDKNSVKESMLKGLLLVAREAGSTVIAEGIENEHEASVLSRNKVELAQGYFYARPGLLKTV; encoded by the coding sequence ATGTTGCCTCATTCATCAATTTGTTATTACCCTCCGCAGTTCATTTTGAGGGATCCTGTCGTATCAGGGGTGAAGAAGGCTTTTAATAATGGTTTTGAAGTTGCTGTTATCGCATACACGATCAAGAATCATCATGACCTTGCTTCGCAGCTTGGTGAGGAGAACTGGAAGTTTCATAAGTCTCTGAAACGGCATTTCAAAGCGGTGATCGAAAAGGAAATCGATAAAGAGGACATGATTGTCCTGCATGATTACTTTAGCGACAGCCTGAGCCTGTTCATGCGGATTGACCATAACAGGTACTGTATTTCTGAAATCGATGCGAAAATGAAGAAAATCCTCAGGGAGGCGGAAAGCAGGATTTTCCTTGAGTATCCTACTGTCCAGCCTGTTTTTGATACCGGGTTTATTTTTATCGATAAATCGGTCGGTTCCGTGCACGGTGCTGTCTTAAAGGCACACCAGCAAGCTTTTGCCATGGCTGAAAAAAGAATCCAAACTGAATTCAATGAAATGGTCTTTGAAATGAAAAGAATTATCGCGCAGCAAAATATCAAGCTTTTAGCGCAGCCGATCATAGACGTCGCTACAAAGGAAATCCGTGCCTGGGAGATGCTGACCAGAGGGCCAGAGGGAACCGAGCTTGAGAGTCCATTGCAGCTTTTTTCCGTTGCCCGGCAGACAAATATGCTCTATGACCTGGAAATGATTGTGTTGAAAAAAACGCTTGAGCAAATTACATCGACTGGCTGCCGTGATGATATTTTCATTAATTTCACCCCGATTACCCTCGGGAATTCCAGATTCATTCGAGACCTGAAAAAGCTGATGCAATCTTATGACAGCATCCAGCCAAATCAGATTACTTTGGAAATCACCGAGAGGGACTCGATTGAGGGAATCGAGAATTTTATCTATAATATAAAGGTGTTAAGAGGAATGGGAATCAAAATTGCGGTTGATGATACTGGAGCAGGATATGCCAGCTTAAATACGATCAGTGAAATCATGCCGGACGTCATCAAAATCGACCGTTCCGTCATCGAGAATATTGATAAAAACTCTGTTAAGGAGTCGATGCTGAAAGGGTTGCTGCTTGTTGCCAGGGAAGCAGGATCCACGGTCATTGCGGAAGGAATCGAAAATGAACATGAAGCATCGGTCCTGTCACGGAACAAGGTTGAACTGGCGCAGGGATATTTTTACGCCCGTCCTGGATTACTGAAAACCGTCTAG
- the glpX gene encoding class II fructose-bisphosphatase, with protein MERELALEIVRVTEAASLASAQWMGRGKKNEADDAATTAMRRMFDSVNMDGIVVIGEGELDEAPMLYIGERLGTKMGPKVDIAVDPLEGTNIVAKGHNNAMAVIAVADKGTLLHAPDMYMQKIAVGKSAAGKISLDDPIEKTIEIVAEANNKRIQDLTVIIQERDRHDELIERVRQKGARVKLFGDGDVGAAIATALPHTGVDLFVGTGGAPEGVISAAAIKALGGDMQARLVPQTIEEEERCIAMGLKDPRQLLMLDDLVSGDDAIFAATGVSSGELLDGVRFLGGDLVETHSIVMRSKTKTVRYITAHHHLEHKPHLVMV; from the coding sequence TTGGAACGCGAATTGGCACTTGAAATTGTAAGGGTTACGGAGGCTGCTTCGCTTGCGTCTGCCCAGTGGATGGGCCGCGGCAAGAAAAATGAAGCGGATGATGCAGCCACAACGGCAATGCGCAGAATGTTCGATTCAGTCAATATGGATGGGATTGTCGTCATTGGTGAAGGAGAATTGGATGAGGCTCCAATGCTTTATATAGGAGAAAGGCTCGGCACAAAGATGGGCCCAAAAGTCGACATTGCGGTGGACCCGCTGGAAGGGACGAATATTGTCGCCAAGGGTCATAATAATGCAATGGCCGTCATTGCGGTCGCGGATAAAGGCACCCTCCTTCATGCACCAGACATGTACATGCAAAAAATCGCGGTCGGCAAAAGTGCAGCTGGCAAAATCAGCCTTGATGACCCAATAGAGAAGACGATCGAAATCGTAGCAGAGGCCAACAATAAACGAATCCAGGATTTAACTGTCATCATTCAGGAACGTGACCGCCATGATGAGCTTATTGAGCGTGTCAGGCAGAAAGGCGCCAGAGTGAAGCTTTTCGGCGATGGCGATGTAGGTGCAGCGATTGCGACTGCCCTGCCGCATACAGGTGTCGACCTTTTCGTAGGAACTGGCGGTGCGCCAGAGGGAGTCATTTCAGCTGCTGCCATCAAAGCTCTTGGCGGCGATATGCAGGCAAGGCTCGTACCGCAGACGATAGAGGAAGAAGAGCGCTGCATTGCTATGGGATTGAAGGATCCAAGACAATTGCTGATGCTCGATGACCTTGTTTCCGGAGACGATGCGATTTTTGCTGCGACAGGTGTTTCTAGCGGTGAGCTGCTCGACGGAGTTCGCTTCCTTGGCGGAGATCTTGTTGAAACCCACTCCATTGTCATGCGTTCAAAAACCAAGACAGTCCGTTATATCACAGCACACCATCATTTGGAGCACAAGCCACACTTAGTGATGGTTTAG
- a CDS encoding DUF3055 domain-containing protein — protein sequence MTEQFFLYDDTEETKTRYVSFVGDNQRFDLAIMQTGRYYGKSIVMDIQGSRFAILGQDDLDEEGYLEFAYNLSEEDAEELRSFLRPIL from the coding sequence ATGACTGAACAATTTTTTTTATATGATGATACTGAAGAAACAAAAACGCGTTATGTAAGCTTTGTAGGCGATAACCAGCGCTTCGATCTTGCCATTATGCAGACTGGGCGATATTATGGCAAAAGCATCGTGATGGATATCCAGGGAAGCCGATTTGCCATCCTCGGCCAGGATGATCTCGATGAAGAAGGTTATCTCGAATTTGCCTATAATCTTTCTGAAGAAGACGCAGAGGAACTCCGCTCTTTCCTGCGGCCGATCCTTTAA
- a CDS encoding cytosolic protein: MSKEDSEKYSDFSNVEKQRNYVTAEDYPEGPYGSPFRKDEPVEGKSTPWREGQRSYSNFNYEFKSLHQGTPRKEAGAHPTHDDPNESEQAPYSDL, translated from the coding sequence ATGAGCAAGGAAGACAGTGAAAAGTACTCGGATTTTTCGAATGTAGAAAAGCAGCGCAACTATGTAACCGCTGAAGACTATCCAGAGGGTCCTTATGGATCTCCTTTCCGGAAAGATGAACCTGTAGAAGGCAAAAGCACGCCGTGGCGTGAAGGGCAGCGGTCCTACAGTAACTTTAACTATGAGTTCAAGTCTCTCCATCAGGGAACACCAAGGAAAGAAGCGGGCGCCCATCCAACCCATGATGACCCGAATGAGAGTGAACAGGCGCCGTACAGCGATCTATAA
- a CDS encoding YutD family protein: MICINNLCYEIVDESRDGFNEEAFRGRYSEILTKYDYIVGDWGYGQLRLRGFFDDQNQKSTFDTKISTVSEYLYEYCNFGCAYFVVKKVAKQAQDK; the protein is encoded by the coding sequence ATGATTTGCATCAATAATCTATGCTATGAAATAGTGGATGAAAGCAGGGACGGCTTTAATGAGGAAGCCTTCCGCGGCAGATACAGCGAGATATTGACGAAATACGACTATATTGTTGGGGACTGGGGATACGGACAGCTCCGGTTAAGAGGCTTTTTTGATGATCAAAACCAGAAGTCAACTTTCGATACAAAAATCAGTACCGTCAGCGAGTACTTATATGAGTATTGCAATTTTGGCTGTGCTTATTTCGTCGTCAAGAAGGTCGCGAAACAAGCCCAGGATAAATAA
- a CDS encoding YhcN/YlaJ family sporulation lipoprotein — translation MKKALMALGICGTVAMTGCAGGDDNASPGGRDGGAGIYQQSGNTLNVNDQRPDLYNEGGRKGMKDKSEDFGYVRHQKTGVMGADNGQNAYQAIDREQIADMISKFSLMAQNVDDVSTLVTDEEVLIVYATDSQNRNETADQVKRMAMSVVPRWFHVYVSDDTSLRNEVENFASLDTDSRDVDELVDGVVKQMLKSPQGRDMSTGENANGEAKGELNEETDKDDLSRQMQQGK, via the coding sequence TTGAAAAAAGCATTAATGGCTCTTGGTATTTGCGGAACAGTGGCTATGACGGGTTGTGCAGGTGGTGACGATAACGCCTCACCAGGCGGCCGTGATGGCGGAGCTGGAATTTACCAGCAGAGCGGTAACACACTGAATGTAAACGATCAGCGTCCAGACTTATACAATGAGGGTGGACGAAAAGGTATGAAAGACAAAAGCGAGGACTTCGGGTATGTACGCCATCAAAAAACAGGAGTGATGGGTGCCGATAATGGGCAAAATGCCTACCAGGCGATCGACCGTGAACAAATTGCGGACATGATCAGCAAATTCAGCTTGATGGCCCAGAATGTGGATGATGTGTCTACACTCGTGACAGATGAAGAAGTTCTGATTGTGTACGCAACAGATTCTCAAAATCGCAACGAGACAGCCGACCAGGTGAAGCGTATGGCAATGTCAGTCGTACCGCGCTGGTTCCATGTGTATGTATCCGATGATACCAGTCTGCGCAATGAAGTCGAGAACTTTGCTTCACTTGATACCGATAGCCGTGATGTCGATGAGTTAGTTGATGGAGTGGTTAAACAAATGCTTAAATCCCCTCAAGGCCGTGACATGAGCACTGGTGAAAATGCGAATGGCGAAGCCAAGGGTGAATTGAACGAAGAGACGGACAAAGACGATCTTTCAAGACAGATGCAACAAGGAAAATAA
- the lipA gene encoding lipoyl synthase, translating to MSKKEVQRKPEWLKIKLNTNENYTGLKKMMREKNLHTVCEEARCPNIHECWAVRRTATFMILGDVCTRACRFCAVKTGLPTELDWQEPERVADSVELMNLKHAVVTAVARDDLKDGGAAVFAETVRAIRKKNPFTSIEVLPSDMGGVEENLKTLMDARPDILNHNIETVKRLTPRIRARATYERSLEFLRRAKEMQPDIPTKSSIMVGLGETKEELIEAMDDLRANNVDILTLGQYLQPSKKHLEVQKYYHPDEFAELREIALKKGFSHCEAGPLVRSSYHADEQVNSAAKHRQQLAEQEAQQA from the coding sequence ATGAGCAAAAAAGAGGTACAGAGAAAGCCTGAATGGCTGAAGATAAAGCTAAATACGAACGAAAACTATACTGGCTTAAAAAAGATGATGCGTGAGAAAAATCTACATACTGTATGTGAAGAAGCCAGATGCCCGAACATCCACGAGTGCTGGGCTGTAAGACGGACTGCTACCTTCATGATCCTAGGTGATGTATGTACGCGTGCATGCCGTTTTTGTGCTGTAAAAACAGGACTTCCAACCGAGCTTGACTGGCAGGAGCCAGAAAGAGTAGCGGATTCCGTAGAACTTATGAACCTGAAGCACGCGGTCGTGACTGCCGTCGCCCGTGATGACTTGAAGGACGGGGGAGCAGCAGTTTTTGCTGAGACTGTCAGAGCGATCCGCAAGAAAAATCCGTTCACCTCAATTGAAGTATTGCCTTCCGATATGGGTGGAGTTGAGGAGAACCTGAAAACACTTATGGATGCACGTCCAGATATCCTGAATCATAACATCGAAACGGTAAAGCGCCTGACGCCAAGAATCCGTGCCCGCGCAACATACGAGCGTTCTCTGGAGTTTTTGCGCCGTGCAAAGGAAATGCAGCCGGATATCCCTACGAAATCCAGCATCATGGTTGGACTGGGTGAAACGAAGGAAGAATTGATTGAAGCAATGGATGATTTGCGTGCCAACAATGTGGACATCCTTACGCTTGGTCAATACCTGCAGCCATCCAAGAAGCATCTTGAGGTCCAAAAATACTATCATCCTGATGAGTTTGCCGAGCTTAGGGAAATCGCGCTCAAAAAAGGCTTCAGCCATTGTGAAGCTGGTCCTCTTGTCCGTTCATCTTACCATGCCGACGAACAGGTCAACTCTGCGGCAAAGCACAGACAGCAGCTTGCAGAGCAGGAAGCCCAACAGGCGTAA
- a CDS encoding M23 family metallopeptidase yields the protein MLNEGANAAEQGQEDVYKKRMELYTKVEAVSQIPWYYIAAVDQYERNVRQARKDLPKAEGVAGVYFKPEEWAGLLNPNLEDENPVSIQFFNGIGFDGNGDGKASLKDDEDVLQAFAQYLLSYGTDHENLKIGLWNYYKRDKTVGIIVGKAMIYKHFGRLDLDTHVFPMPLRSNHSYNNTWGDARGWGGRRIHEGTDIFAGYGVPVRATGYGIVEMKGWNKYGGWRVGIRDINNTYHYFAHLSGFAKDLKVGQIVEPGTVIGGVGSSGYGPPGTSGKFPPHLHYGMYKDNGYTEWSFDPYPHLKSWARQERARLKKK from the coding sequence CTGTTAAATGAAGGTGCAAATGCAGCCGAGCAGGGTCAAGAAGATGTTTACAAAAAAAGAATGGAGCTTTATACAAAAGTTGAAGCGGTCAGCCAGATTCCCTGGTACTATATTGCTGCGGTAGACCAATATGAGCGGAATGTCCGCCAGGCAAGAAAAGATTTACCCAAAGCGGAAGGAGTTGCCGGGGTTTATTTCAAACCCGAAGAGTGGGCAGGACTCCTGAACCCAAATCTTGAAGATGAAAATCCAGTTTCCATACAGTTTTTCAATGGAATTGGTTTCGATGGGAATGGTGATGGCAAAGCAAGTTTAAAGGATGACGAGGACGTACTCCAGGCTTTCGCCCAATACTTGCTTTCATATGGTACAGACCATGAAAACTTAAAAATTGGGCTGTGGAACTACTATAAGCGTGATAAAACGGTTGGGATCATCGTTGGCAAAGCGATGATTTACAAGCACTTTGGGCGTTTAGACCTTGATACTCATGTCTTTCCTATGCCACTAAGGAGCAACCACAGTTACAACAATACCTGGGGCGACGCTCGCGGCTGGGGTGGCAGAAGGATCCATGAAGGAACAGATATTTTTGCCGGCTATGGAGTACCTGTACGCGCGACAGGATATGGCATTGTGGAAATGAAAGGCTGGAACAAGTATGGCGGATGGCGTGTCGGAATCCGCGATATCAATAATACTTACCATTATTTTGCCCACCTGAGCGGCTTCGCCAAGGACCTAAAGGTCGGACAGATCGTCGAACCAGGCACAGTCATTGGAGGTGTCGGAAGCTCGGGCTATGGCCCTCCAGGAACAAGCGGGAAATTCCCACCTCACCTGCATTATGGCATGTACAAGGACAATGGGTATACTGAATGGTCCTTTGACCCATACCCGCATCTAAAATCATGGGCCAGGCAGGAAAGGGCGAGGCTCAAGAAAAAATAA
- a CDS encoding methionine/alanine import family NSS transporter small subunit has product MDASALAMMVVGMVIIWGGLAASVLYAVKKARS; this is encoded by the coding sequence ATGGATGCTAGCGCATTAGCAATGATGGTTGTGGGTATGGTTATTATTTGGGGAGGACTTGCAGCAAGTGTTTTGTATGCTGTCAAGAAAGCCCGTTCATAA
- a CDS encoding sodium-dependent transporter, with amino-acid sequence MENRPQWGTRAGFILAAVGSAVGLGNIWRFPGVAYENGGGAFFFPYLFALLTAGIPILILEFTIGHKYRGSAPLSYFKMRKGAEWIGWWQLAVSFVISTYYAVIIAWAMSYAYFSLSKQWGDDPLTFLVGDYLKVVDAGQVGSIVPGVFLPLVIVWVITLGILFKGVKKGIEVANKIFIPALVLLFFVIVVRALTLDGAIDGVNAFFKPDWSQIFNGKVWVAAYGQIFFSLSIAFAIMITYSSYLPKKSDITNNAFITAFANSSFELLAGIGVFAALGFMAMQQGAPIDEVVSKGVILAFAVFPQIINELPAFSAAFGVLFFVSLTLAGLSSLISIVETYVAGVQDKFNVSRTKAVAIGGGLSALISILFATQGGLNFLDTTDAFINNYGVALAGLVEVVFIVWVAKELTNLQNHADAISDIRLGSWWVISLKYITPVVLGIMMVMNIMTDIKTSYGGYPVMFNVYFGWLVAIGAILVGFIFAKAKKWDAALYEIPQDKGVSK; translated from the coding sequence ATGGAAAATCGTCCACAGTGGGGAACAAGGGCGGGATTTATTCTTGCCGCGGTAGGATCGGCAGTAGGGTTGGGAAATATTTGGCGCTTTCCGGGAGTAGCTTATGAGAATGGCGGGGGAGCATTTTTCTTCCCATACCTATTCGCACTCTTGACAGCAGGTATTCCAATTTTGATTTTGGAATTCACAATTGGCCATAAATACCGTGGTTCAGCACCATTAAGCTACTTCAAGATGCGTAAAGGTGCCGAGTGGATTGGCTGGTGGCAGCTTGCTGTTTCATTTGTCATCTCAACTTATTATGCAGTCATTATCGCATGGGCAATGTCTTACGCTTATTTCTCGCTAAGCAAGCAATGGGGAGACGATCCGCTGACTTTCCTTGTCGGAGACTATTTAAAAGTAGTTGACGCTGGCCAGGTTGGAAGTATCGTACCAGGTGTATTCCTTCCATTGGTCATTGTATGGGTCATCACTCTTGGTATTTTGTTCAAGGGAGTAAAGAAAGGTATCGAAGTTGCGAACAAGATTTTTATTCCTGCACTTGTACTTTTATTCTTTGTGATTGTCGTTCGCGCTTTAACTCTGGATGGAGCAATCGATGGTGTCAACGCATTCTTCAAACCAGACTGGAGCCAGATCTTTAATGGTAAAGTATGGGTTGCGGCATATGGACAGATTTTCTTCTCTTTATCCATTGCTTTCGCCATCATGATCACTTACTCAAGCTATCTTCCTAAGAAATCTGATATTACAAACAACGCATTCATTACAGCTTTTGCTAACTCTTCTTTTGAGTTGCTGGCTGGTATCGGGGTATTCGCAGCATTGGGCTTCATGGCCATGCAGCAGGGAGCTCCAATCGATGAAGTGGTAAGCAAAGGTGTCATCCTTGCATTTGCGGTATTCCCGCAAATCATTAATGAATTGCCTGCATTCAGTGCAGCGTTCGGAGTATTGTTCTTCGTCAGTTTGACTCTGGCAGGACTTTCTTCATTGATTTCAATCGTAGAGACTTATGTTGCTGGTGTTCAGGACAAATTCAATGTTTCCCGTACAAAGGCAGTGGCAATCGGCGGCGGTTTGTCTGCTTTGATCTCCATCCTGTTCGCTACACAGGGCGGCTTGAATTTCCTTGATACAACGGATGCATTCATCAATAACTATGGTGTCGCTCTTGCTGGTCTTGTAGAAGTAGTCTTCATTGTATGGGTAGCAAAGGAACTGACTAACCTGCAAAACCACGCTGATGCCATCTCTGATATCCGCCTTGGAAGCTGGTGGGTCATTTCTTTGAAATACATCACTCCAGTAGTACTGGGTATCATGATGGTCATGAATATCATGACAGATATTAAAACGAGCTATGGCGGTTATCCGGTCATGTTCAACGTCTACTTCGGCTGGTTGGTCGCAATCGGTGCGATTTTAGTCGGATTCATTTTCGCAAAAGCAAAGAAGTGGGATGCAGCACTTTATGAAATTCCACAAGACAAGGGGGTTTCTAAATAA
- a CDS encoding Na+/H+ antiporter NhaC family protein produces MENTIFSLLPPLVAILMVVITRRVLLSLGTGIVAAAFLLAEFNIAETFAIMWDAAKGIVVADGELNTYSLYIILFLLLLGTITAFISISGGSRAFGEWAMKRVKTRVGAQLVGAFLGVIIFIDDYFNALAVGQITRPITDRQKVSRAKLAYIIDSTSAPMCVISPISSWGAYIIALIGTILAAHGVNEYSAFSGFMQIVPMNFYALAALSMVFIVALRNIEIGPMKKHEERAIMEGIVVPQDKPVPGELKDDLPTSTKGTVGDLVWPIVALVAGTVGMMLWTGASAVEGEVTIFGVFENTDVTKSLVTGGLLGLAVALIFFVRQAVVLKGVNASVFGKGMVEGIKSMLPAIYILFFAWVIVDLIGRLETGKYLAGIVESSNINISFLPFLLFLVAGIMAFSTGTSWGSFGILLPIAGDIAAAADITMMLPALAAVLAGAVFGDHCSPISDTTILSSTGAGSHHLDHVMTQLPYALISAAISSVGFLIIGFTGSTLGALAAVAILLIAFAFIFGSKTTQEEVLKENLAE; encoded by the coding sequence ATGGAAAACACAATTTTTTCATTGCTGCCGCCATTAGTGGCAATCTTAATGGTAGTGATCACAAGGCGAGTGCTGTTGTCATTGGGAACAGGCATCGTCGCAGCTGCTTTTTTGCTGGCTGAATTTAATATCGCAGAAACATTTGCTATTATGTGGGACGCGGCTAAAGGAATCGTTGTCGCTGACGGGGAATTGAACACATATAGCTTGTACATCATCCTTTTCTTATTATTATTGGGTACAATCACTGCGTTCATTTCCATTTCTGGCGGTAGCCGTGCGTTTGGCGAATGGGCGATGAAGCGTGTGAAAACAAGAGTCGGAGCACAGCTTGTCGGCGCATTTTTGGGAGTTATTATTTTCATTGATGATTATTTCAATGCTCTGGCAGTTGGCCAAATCACACGTCCGATCACTGACCGACAGAAGGTTTCGCGGGCCAAACTTGCATATATTATTGATTCAACCTCAGCACCTATGTGTGTCATCTCACCAATTTCCAGCTGGGGTGCATACATTATTGCTTTGATCGGTACAATCCTTGCTGCACACGGTGTTAATGAATATAGTGCGTTCTCAGGATTCATGCAAATTGTGCCAATGAACTTCTACGCACTTGCAGCATTATCAATGGTCTTTATCGTAGCTCTTCGAAACATCGAAATCGGGCCTATGAAAAAGCATGAAGAACGTGCAATCATGGAAGGAATTGTCGTTCCACAGGACAAGCCTGTACCTGGCGAACTGAAGGATGACCTGCCTACAAGCACAAAAGGGACAGTTGGAGACCTTGTATGGCCGATTGTTGCCCTTGTCGCTGGAACAGTTGGCATGATGCTTTGGACTGGCGCAAGCGCCGTTGAAGGTGAAGTAACCATTTTCGGGGTTTTTGAAAACACAGATGTTACTAAGTCTCTCGTAACTGGCGGATTGCTTGGCCTTGCTGTAGCGTTGATTTTCTTTGTGAGACAGGCAGTTGTATTAAAAGGCGTCAATGCCAGTGTATTTGGAAAAGGAATGGTTGAGGGCATTAAATCCATGCTTCCGGCTATTTATATCTTGTTCTTCGCATGGGTCATTGTTGATTTGATTGGCAGACTTGAAACCGGCAAGTATCTTGCTGGTATTGTTGAAAGCTCGAATATCAATATTTCATTCCTGCCGTTCCTGCTATTCCTAGTAGCTGGAATCATGGCTTTCTCAACAGGAACTTCATGGGGATCATTCGGCATCCTGCTGCCAATTGCAGGGGATATTGCAGCTGCAGCTGATATCACTATGATGCTGCCAGCATTGGCAGCTGTATTGGCGGGCGCAGTTTTTGGTGACCACTGTTCACCAATTTCCGATACCACGATCCTGTCATCAACTGGGGCTGGCTCACATCACTTAGACCATGTCATGACCCAGCTTCCATACGCTTTGATTTCTGCTGCGATTTCATCTGTTGGATTCCTAATCATTGGTTTCACTGGAAGCACGCTAGGTGCACTTGCAGCTGTGGCAATTTTGCTTATTGCTTTTGCTTTCATTTTCGGAAGCAAGACAACCCAGGAAGAAGTGCTAAAAGAAAATCTTGCAGAATAA